A part of Miscanthus floridulus cultivar M001 chromosome 6, ASM1932011v1, whole genome shotgun sequence genomic DNA contains:
- the LOC136461832 gene encoding LEAF RUST 10 DISEASE-RESISTANCEUS RECEPTOR-LIKE PROTEIN KINASE-like 2.5: MQTAVVVVLAALLLPLSALLRLGCLATATADADANRTSSGNDTSCAPATCGNLNITYPFTLAGVHPLECGYPAFGLTCDAAAGRAYLSRTFRMNLYRVLSISYDNRSMLVAVETAFSGDGACRIPDFNVSSGLGLFPVNTSATNWELTFVYNCKIPHNELLTGPCAKHPIGAYISKRPGDVENNRPQWVQANCSSASVPVRGFQDGMNLTRESVYDSLISDGFLLDWPTLGDCDACKRRAGLCRNWELSFQCVNSSTSSRADAKKKQNLKLILIVAFSSTASLILTSLVWIMYRQKRKEKHITSNQKYKSYESNIEEILKGYDYLVPKRYKYSEVKKITGSFKDKLGEGSYGTVFKGNLEDGQKVAVKLLKGSKGNGEEFVNEVVSIRRTSHVNIVNLLGFCLHGPKRALIYEYMANGSLEKYIQSEETKRAIGWEKLREIATGIARGLEYLHRGCNTRIIHFDIKPNNILLDEDFCPKIADFGLAKLCHLKDSALSMAEARGTIGFIAPEVFSRGYGVVSTKSDVYSYGMMLLEMAGGRKNLTEDTENSSQQYFPNWVHDRLVKDLQSHEVTCKTEEIAKQMTLVGLWCIQTTPENRPSMSRVI, translated from the exons ATGCAGACCgccgtggtggtggtgttggCGGCGCTGCTGCTCCCCCTCTCCGCCTTGCTGCGCTTAGGCTGCTTAGCCACGGccaccgccgacgccgacgccaacCGGACCAGCAGCGGCAACGACACGAGCTGCGCGCCGGCGACATGCGGGAACCTGAACATCACGTACCCGTTCACGCTCGCTGGCGTGCATCCGCTGGAGTGCGGCTACCCGGCCTTCGGGCTGACATGCGACGCTGCTGCTGGCAGGGCCTACCTCAGCAGGACGTTCAGGATGAACCTGTACCGCGTGCTCAGCATATCCTACGACAACCGCTCCATGCTCGTGGCAGTGGAGACCGCCTTCTCCGGTGACGGGGCGTGTAGAATCCCGGACTTCAACGTGTCCTCTGGCCTCGGCCTCTTCCCGGTCAACACCAGCGCCACCAACTGGGAGCTCACGTTCGTCTACAACTGCAAGATTCCTCACAACGAGCTGCTGACAGGGCCATGTGCCAAACACCCAATTGGGGCTTACATCTCCAAGAGGCCCGGCGACGTGGAGAACAACCGGCCGCAGTGGGTTCAGGCGAACTGCAGCTCCGCGAGCGTGCCGGTGCGCGGGTTCCAAGATGGGATGAACCTGACTCGTGAGTCCGTGTACGACTCATTGATCAGCGATGGTTTCCTCCTGGACTGGCCGACGCTTGGAGACTGCGATGCGTGCAAACGGAGAGCAGGGCTGTGCAGGAACTGGGAGCTTTCCTTCCAATGCGTCAATTCGTCGACTTCTTCTCGTG cAGATGCAAAGAAGAAACAAAACTTGAAGTTAATTTTAATAG TTGCCTTCTCCTCTACAGCCAGCTTGATTCTTACGTCCCTTGTTTGGATAATGTACCGCCAGAAGAGAAAGGAAAAGCACATTACATCCAACCAAAAGTACAAAAGCTATGAATCAAATATAGAGGAAATACTAAAAGGATATGATTATCTCGTCCCAAAAAGGTACAAATACTCAGAGGTAAAGAAGATAACCGGATCTTTCAAAGATAAGTTAGGAGAAGGCAGCTATGGCACGGTATTTAAGGGGAATTTAGAAGATGGCCAGAAGGTTGCTGTGAAACTACTGAAAGGATCAAAAGGAAATGGAGAGGAGTTCGTGAATGAGGTTGTGAGTATCCGTAGGACATCTCATGTAAATATTGTCAATTTACTTGGTTTTTGTTTACATGGACCTAAGAGAGCACTTATTTACGAATACATGGCTAATGGTTCATTGGAGAAGTATATACAATCAGAAGAAACAAAAAGGGCCATTGGATGGGAAAAGTTGCGAGAAATAGCAACAGGAATTGCGCGAGGCTTGGAATATTTGCATCGGGGCTGTAATACACGGATCATCCATTTTGATATCAAGCCAAATAACATACTTCTAGATGAAGACTTTTGTCCCAAAATAGCAGATTTTGGATTGGCAAAACTGTGTCATCTTAAGGATAGTGCCCTCTCAATGGCTGAAGCAAGAGGTACCATCGGTTTTATTGCTCCAGAAGTATTTTCAAGGGGTTATGGAGTTGTGTCCACCAAGTCAGACGTATACAGCTATGGAATGATGTTGTTAGAAATGGCAGGAGGAAGGAAGAATCTTACAGAAGACACTGAGAATTCTAGTCAACAATATTTTCCAAACTGGGTTCATGACCGTTTGGTTAAAGATTTACAAAGTCATGAAGTCACATGCAAGACAGAAGAGATTGCAAAACAGATGACCCTTGTTGGCTTGTGGTGCATACAAACGACTCCAGAGAATCGTCCATCCATGAGCAGGGTTATATAA